The segment GCTTCCCTTGTAAGTCGGCGGCGCCTCCTGGGCCACGGCGCCCAGGGGAAAGAGCCAAAGCAGGAGAAGTATCGTTACCGGCATGGCGGACGTCTCAAGAACGGGCGGAGCCCCGGCGCCTCTCCCTTGAACCTGAAAATCCCGTCCGGGGAGGCGGCGGGAAGTCGGCCTCCAAAAGCCTTGGGCGGCAGGGGCAATGGGCGATGGGAGCTTGTTCGGCCTTGGAACCGAAGGCGGCGGCGCGTTTGCGCTGCCGGGTTCAACCGGCGACCAGCTTACCGGACAGGTCGTTCTGTCCGCCGACGTCGGTGAGCCGTCGGTTGCGGCCTTCGAAGAAGTAGGTCAGCTTCTCGTGGTCCAGACCCAGCAGCGAAAGGATGGTGGCATGCAGATCGTGGACGTGCACCCGGTCCTCGACGGCCCGGAAGCCCAGCTCGTCTGTGGCGCCGATGGCCTTGCCGCCGCGGATCCCGCCTCCGGCCATCCAGGTGGTGAAGCCGTAGGGGTTGTGGTCCCGGCCCATCTTTCCCTGGTTGATGGGAGTGCGGCCGAATTCGCCCGTCCAGAGCAGCAGGGTGCTGTCCAGCAATCCGCGCTGCTTCAGGTCGGCGATCAGGCCGGCGATGGGCTGGTCGATCTTGGCGGCGCTGCCCACGTGTAGTTGATCGTTCTCGGTATGACCGTCCCAGCCGCTCTTGTAGAGCTGGATGAAGCGGACGCCCCGCTCGACCATCCGCCGCGCCAGCAGGCACATGCGCCCGAACTTGGCCGTGGTTTCGGAATTCAACCCGTACAACTGTCGAACGTGTTCCGGTTCGCCGGCGATGTCGATCAGCTCGGGGGCTGCCGTCTGCATGCGGAAAGCCAGCTCGTAGTTGGTCAGGCGGGCGGCCAGGCGGGAGTCGTCCTGCCGCTCCTGGTCCAGGTGCCTCTGGTTCCAGCGGCCCACCTGGTCCAGGATCTTTCGCTGGTTTCCGGGATCGATGGGGGGCGTCAGGTTCCGAAGGGGATTCCCCTCGGTCCGCATGAAGGTGCCCTGGTAGGCTGCGGGAAGGAACCCGGCTCCATAGACCGCCTTGGTGGAGACGCCGGCTCCCTCCGACATGGCCACGTAGGCGGGCAGGTTCTCGGTCTCGCTGCCGAGGCCGTAAACCACCCAGGCTCCCACGCTGGGATGCCCCAGCCGGACCGATCCCGTCAGCATGACGCTCATGGCGGGCCCGTGGATGAAGGAGTCGTGGTAGC is part of the Acidobacteriota bacterium genome and harbors:
- a CDS encoding DUF1501 domain-containing protein, encoding MDHSCCNRQMTVRSRREFLTTSGFGFGGLALGYLLNREQALGNVVSSAPIDPLASRTPHFPAKAKSVICLYMKGGPSQMDSFDPKPLLSRLDGQPIPPSFVTKDLDLQFVKVEDMKLLGSRRTFRPYGQSGLEISDLFSRLGQHADDLAVIRSCYHDSFIHGPAMSVMLTGSVRLGHPSVGAWVVYGLGSETENLPAYVAMSEGAGVSTKAVYGAGFLPAAYQGTFMRTEGNPLRNLTPPIDPGNQRKILDQVGRWNQRHLDQERQDDSRLAARLTNYELAFRMQTAAPELIDIAGEPEHVRQLYGLNSETTAKFGRMCLLARRMVERGVRFIQLYKSGWDGHTENDQLHVGSAAKIDQPIAGLIADLKQRGLLDSTLLLWTGEFGRTPINQGKMGRDHNPYGFTTWMAGGGIRGGKAIGATDELGFRAVEDRVHVHDLHATILSLLGLDHEKLTYFFEGRNRRLTDVGGQNDLSGKLVAG